A genomic stretch from Chitinophaga agri includes:
- a CDS encoding 3-deoxy-D-manno-octulosonic acid transferase gives MAASTIIYDLGIRTYRAAVGLVAATGNAKARRWLDGRKNWQESLQQHLPAGGPIVWVHAASLGEFEQGRPVLEAIRQEYPACKILLTFFSPSGYEVRKDYAGADHVCYLPLDTRQNARDFIHLVRPSLAIFIKYEFWYHMLTSLYREKIPVLLISGIFRQGQVFFKPYGGMFRRLLRQLTYIFVQNQESVGLLTQAGISNIALAGDTRFDRVWALQEENREVGGISEFIGAQQAVIAGSTWDEDEVLLAAWWKKKPHADRCLIIAPHEIEPAHINKITTLFPEAVRYTEWIKQPGREGKVLIIDNVGMLSALYRYAAITYVGGGFGKDGIHNVLEPATYGKAVLFGPVFHKFPEAAALIAAGGGISIHDQDTLDIQLEKLLQDTAFRTHTGAQAKKYVADNKGATGKILRYIQEKRFLTRL, from the coding sequence ATGGCGGCAAGCACAATTATATATGATCTGGGAATAAGAACTTACCGGGCCGCTGTAGGCCTGGTCGCAGCGACTGGGAATGCTAAAGCCCGCCGGTGGCTGGATGGACGGAAAAACTGGCAGGAATCCCTGCAGCAACACCTGCCTGCAGGCGGTCCCATCGTTTGGGTCCATGCCGCCTCGCTGGGTGAATTTGAACAGGGGAGGCCGGTCCTGGAGGCTATCCGCCAGGAATATCCGGCCTGTAAAATACTGCTGACCTTTTTCTCTCCTTCAGGTTATGAAGTGCGGAAAGACTATGCTGGTGCCGATCACGTATGCTACCTGCCACTTGATACCCGGCAGAATGCCAGGGATTTTATCCACCTGGTCAGGCCCTCTCTGGCCATTTTTATCAAATATGAATTCTGGTATCATATGCTGACGAGCCTGTACCGGGAAAAAATACCTGTATTGCTCATCTCCGGGATATTCCGGCAGGGTCAGGTATTCTTTAAGCCCTATGGTGGTATGTTCCGTCGTTTATTGCGGCAGCTCACCTACATCTTTGTTCAGAATCAGGAATCAGTTGGGTTACTAACACAGGCTGGTATTTCCAACATTGCCCTGGCGGGAGATACCCGTTTTGACCGGGTATGGGCATTACAGGAAGAAAACAGGGAAGTGGGAGGGATCAGTGAATTTATTGGTGCCCAACAGGCGGTGATTGCCGGTAGCACCTGGGACGAAGATGAGGTATTACTGGCTGCCTGGTGGAAGAAAAAACCTCACGCAGATCGTTGCCTGATCATTGCTCCGCATGAGATCGAGCCGGCGCATATCAATAAAATAACTACACTGTTCCCGGAAGCTGTCCGTTATACGGAATGGATAAAACAGCCAGGCAGGGAGGGGAAAGTGCTTATAATAGATAACGTTGGTATGCTTTCAGCATTATACCGTTATGCGGCGATCACATATGTAGGTGGTGGTTTTGGAAAAGATGGTATTCACAACGTGTTGGAGCCTGCTACATATGGTAAAGCGGTACTTTTTGGTCCGGTGTTCCATAAATTCCCTGAAGCAGCTGCATTGATCGCTGCCGGCGGTGGCATCAGTATACATGATCAGGATACATTGGACATACAGCTGGAAAAACTATTGCAGGATACTGCCTTCCGTACGCATACAGGGGCACAGGCAAAAAAATATGTGGCTGATAATAAAGGCGCTACGGGTAAGATCCTACGCTATATTCAGGAGAAACGCTTCTTAACAAGACTGTAG
- a CDS encoding thymidine kinase has protein sequence MFIEPSLVGGRRGWIEVICGSMFSGKTEELIRRLKRARIANLKVEIFKPMIDTRYDVQHIVSHDESRIISTPLENSQQILLLAQDVDVVGIDEAQFFDGELPEVCDQLALRGIRVIVAGLDMDYLGKPFGQMPFLLAKADYITKLHAICVKCGNIANYSYRKTKDTHTVLLGETDLYEPRCRHCYYEGVE, from the coding sequence ATGTTTATTGAACCTTCTCTTGTGGGAGGGCGAAGGGGTTGGATAGAAGTTATCTGTGGCTCAATGTTTTCCGGAAAGACGGAAGAATTGATCAGAAGACTGAAACGGGCCCGGATAGCCAATTTGAAAGTTGAAATCTTTAAACCGATGATAGATACGCGATATGATGTACAACATATTGTGTCTCATGATGAAAGCCGCATCATTAGTACTCCGCTGGAAAACTCACAGCAGATATTGCTACTGGCGCAGGATGTAGATGTTGTTGGGATTGATGAAGCACAGTTTTTTGATGGTGAACTTCCGGAAGTTTGTGATCAGCTGGCCCTCAGAGGTATCCGTGTAATCGTAGCCGGACTGGATATGGATTATCTGGGAAAGCCTTTCGGGCAAATGCCTTTCCTGCTAGCGAAGGCAGACTATATCACCAAACTGCACGCTATCTGTGTAAAATGCGGCAACATCGCCAATTACTCTTACCGTAAAACGAAAGATACGCATACCGTGTTGTTGGGAGAAACGGACCTGTACGAACCGCGGTGCAGACATTGTTATTATGAAGGTGTAGAATAA
- a CDS encoding GtrA family protein, which translates to MKRFILLVLDFFYQPFARLMPLQTFRYLACGSGNTAMDIILYYISFHFILHESPIHPGGILTVSAHIAALFMAMIVTFPTGFLLSKYIVFSESNLRGRVQLVRYFMLVGICICLNYGFMKLFVEYFHIYPTIAKVLTTIFVVGFSYLTQKKFTFKVKAST; encoded by the coding sequence ATGAAAAGGTTCATTTTATTGGTATTAGATTTTTTTTACCAGCCATTTGCCAGACTGATGCCGCTGCAAACATTCCGTTACCTTGCCTGTGGCAGTGGTAATACGGCTATGGATATCATCCTGTATTACATCAGTTTCCATTTTATCCTTCATGAAAGCCCGATCCATCCCGGAGGCATCCTCACCGTCAGTGCACACATTGCGGCCTTATTCATGGCGATGATCGTTACTTTTCCAACCGGGTTCCTGCTGAGCAAATACATTGTATTCTCTGAGTCTAACCTGAGGGGCAGGGTACAGCTGGTACGCTATTTTATGTTGGTAGGTATCTGCATCTGCCTCAACTATGGGTTCATGAAGCTGTTCGTTGAATATTTTCACATCTACCCGACAATCGCTAAAGTATTGACAACCATATTCGTTGTAGGTTTCAGCTACCTTACCCAGAAGAAGTTTACCTTCAAGGTCAAGGCCAGCACCTGA
- the accC gene encoding acetyl-CoA carboxylase biotin carboxylase subunit: MKKILVANRGEIALRIMRSAREMGIATVAVYSEADRAMPFVQYADEAVCIGPAPSNQSYLVMDKIIGAARQTGADAIHPGYGFLSENARFAKAVQDAGLIFIGPSPAAIEVMGSKLAAKQAAQQFGVPMVPGTETPLRSIEEAREVVKKTGFPILIKASAGGGGKGMRVVNAPEELEEQVRLAKSEAMSAFGDDAVFIEKYVGSPRHIEIQILGDQHGNLVYLFERECSIQRRHQKLIEEAPSSCLTPAIREAMGQCALNVARACNYYGAGTVEFLVDEHLQFYFLEMNTRLQVEHPVTEMITGLDLVKEQIRVARGEKLTFSQADLKINGHAIELRICAEDPANNFLPDTGTLTTYVRPQGYGIRVDDGYEQGMEIPIYYDPMIAKLIAWGADREEARERLLRAIGEYHIKGIRTTLPFGRWALQQPAFINGAFDTNFIGKYFTPQSLDQKDPAAAKAAAILAVQVWQEEQRRIRQQPVNQQPKLWKNRKLLR, translated from the coding sequence ATGAAAAAAATACTGGTAGCCAACCGTGGTGAAATTGCACTACGGATTATGCGATCTGCCCGCGAAATGGGAATCGCTACAGTAGCTGTATACTCCGAGGCCGACCGCGCCATGCCTTTTGTGCAATACGCGGACGAGGCTGTGTGCATAGGTCCGGCCCCCTCCAATCAGTCCTACCTTGTGATGGACAAGATTATAGGTGCTGCCCGCCAGACCGGTGCAGATGCTATCCACCCCGGATATGGCTTTCTCAGTGAAAACGCCCGTTTTGCCAAGGCTGTGCAGGATGCAGGACTTATTTTCATCGGCCCCAGTCCTGCTGCCATTGAGGTAATGGGTAGCAAGCTTGCTGCCAAGCAGGCAGCACAGCAATTTGGTGTACCTATGGTACCTGGTACAGAAACTCCTTTACGAAGTATCGAAGAAGCAAGGGAAGTAGTAAAGAAAACCGGGTTCCCCATTCTCATCAAAGCCTCCGCAGGTGGTGGTGGTAAAGGTATGCGGGTAGTCAATGCACCTGAAGAACTGGAAGAGCAGGTAAGACTTGCGAAAAGTGAAGCGATGAGCGCCTTTGGCGACGATGCCGTATTTATAGAAAAATATGTGGGCTCTCCACGTCATATAGAGATCCAGATACTGGGCGACCAGCATGGAAACCTCGTCTATCTATTTGAACGTGAATGTTCTATACAAAGAAGACATCAAAAACTCATAGAGGAAGCACCTTCTTCCTGCCTAACACCCGCCATCCGGGAAGCCATGGGACAATGTGCGCTGAACGTTGCCCGCGCATGTAACTATTATGGCGCCGGTACGGTTGAATTCCTCGTTGATGAGCACCTCCAGTTTTACTTCCTTGAAATGAACACCCGCTTACAGGTAGAACATCCTGTTACTGAAATGATCACCGGACTGGACCTGGTAAAAGAACAGATCCGGGTGGCCAGAGGGGAAAAACTGACCTTCAGCCAGGCTGACCTGAAAATAAATGGCCATGCCATTGAACTGCGTATCTGTGCGGAAGACCCTGCCAATAACTTCCTGCCGGATACCGGAACCCTCACAACCTATGTTCGTCCACAGGGATATGGCATACGCGTGGATGATGGCTATGAGCAGGGAATGGAAATCCCCATCTACTATGACCCTATGATCGCCAAGCTGATAGCCTGGGGAGCTGACCGGGAAGAAGCCCGGGAACGGTTACTGCGTGCTATCGGCGAATATCATATAAAAGGCATCCGCACCACATTGCCTTTCGGGCGCTGGGCTTTACAACAGCCTGCGTTTATCAATGGCGCTTTTGACACTAATTTCATTGGAAAGTACTTTACACCACAGTCATTGGATCAGAAAGACCCTGCCGCAGCCAAAGCAGCCGCTATTCTTGCGGTGCAGGTATGGCAGGAAGAACAACGCCGTATCAGACAGCAACCTGTGAACCAGCAACCAAAACTTTGGAAGAACAGGAAATTGTTAAGATAA
- a CDS encoding heme exporter protein CcmB, translated as MKSSAFRQTLTLVRKDILLELRQKYAFYGILLYIISTVFVINLMIDKPEEKIWNALFWVVQLFVAVNAIAKSFMQENRGRLLYFYSLVHPRSFIAAKLIYNIILMSVMTLITMGCCMLFLGNPVTSFWYFLGVIMLGGVSLSLLFTMLAAIAAQANQNAALMAVMGFPIMLPLLMLLSNIAKSSFITVFQPGLPKMFLMMGSMDLLIIALSLVLFPFLWKD; from the coding sequence ATGAAATCCAGTGCCTTCAGACAAACACTTACACTCGTAAGAAAGGATATTTTGCTTGAATTACGGCAGAAATATGCCTTTTATGGTATCCTGTTATATATTATATCCACTGTGTTTGTCATAAATCTCATGATTGACAAACCCGAAGAGAAGATCTGGAATGCGCTTTTCTGGGTGGTACAGCTGTTTGTAGCAGTCAATGCCATTGCCAAAAGTTTTATGCAGGAGAACAGGGGGCGTTTATTATATTTTTATTCGCTGGTACATCCACGCAGTTTCATTGCGGCTAAACTGATCTATAATATCATCCTCATGTCGGTTATGACATTGATAACCATGGGATGTTGTATGTTGTTCCTGGGGAATCCGGTCACCAGTTTCTGGTATTTTCTTGGTGTGATCATGCTGGGAGGTGTGAGCTTATCCCTGCTTTTTACGATGCTGGCGGCCATAGCGGCACAGGCAAATCAGAATGCGGCATTGATGGCGGTGATGGGATTTCCTATCATGCTGCCCCTGCTCATGTTGCTGTCAAATATTGCCAAATCCTCCTTCATTACTGTATTCCAGCCGGGATTGCCGAAGATGTTCCTGATGATGGGTAGCATGGATCTACTGATTATTGCCCTTTCCTTAGTATTATTTCCTTTTTTGTGGAAAGACTAG
- the ccsA gene encoding cytochrome c biogenesis protein CcsA yields the protein MGKHWWKALAVIILVYVIIAGFTIEIPIIGTNGQSSRGLFFHVPMWICMYTMFTISVVNSLLYLSKYDLRRDAYASAAASVGVFYGILGFATGTLWATYTWGGSFTRDPKQMLTAVALMIYMAYLVLRLSIPDIDKRARISAVFNIFAFALLIPLTYIIPRMVDSLHPGSATTPGFASSDTDNHMKWVLYPAFLGWTLLSVWIYTLLVRYKKLELKNIFK from the coding sequence ATGGGAAAACATTGGTGGAAAGCTCTAGCGGTAATAATCCTCGTATACGTCATTATAGCAGGATTTACTATTGAGATACCGATTATCGGCACGAACGGGCAGTCTTCCCGGGGCCTCTTCTTTCACGTTCCTATGTGGATATGCATGTACACCATGTTTACTATCTCCGTAGTCAATTCGTTACTTTATCTCTCCAAATATGATCTCCGCAGAGATGCCTACGCCAGCGCAGCTGCGAGTGTAGGTGTGTTTTACGGTATTCTTGGGTTTGCGACAGGTACACTCTGGGCCACGTATACCTGGGGCGGTTCCTTTACCCGCGATCCTAAACAGATGCTGACTGCTGTGGCGCTCATGATCTATATGGCCTATCTTGTGCTGCGTTTGTCCATTCCTGACATAGACAAGCGTGCGAGGATCTCAGCCGTGTTTAACATTTTTGCATTTGCTTTGTTGATTCCCTTAACGTATATCATCCCGCGTATGGTCGACTCCCTTCATCCGGGAAGCGCCACCACACCAGGATTTGCATCCAGTGACACCGACAACCATATGAAGTGGGTGTTATATCCTGCCTTCCTTGGATGGACACTGCTAAGTGTCTGGATCTACACCCTGCTTGTTCGGTACAAAAAATTAGAGCTCAAAAATATTTTTAAATGA
- a CDS encoding CcmD family protein — protein sequence MINKAFSFCCTCMLLLISLFANAQENQNQNTETGPVNELFRSNGKIYVIVGVLLIIFIGIVIFLIALDRKISKLEQREKN from the coding sequence ATGATCAACAAAGCGTTTTCTTTCTGCTGTACCTGTATGCTGCTACTCATTTCCCTGTTTGCTAACGCACAGGAAAATCAGAATCAGAACACAGAGACAGGACCTGTTAACGAATTATTCCGGAGTAATGGCAAGATCTATGTGATAGTAGGTGTACTGCTGATCATCTTTATCGGAATTGTTATATTTTTAATAGCACTGGACAGAAAGATCAGCAAGTTGGAGCAGCGGGAGAAAAACTAG
- a CDS encoding Glu/Leu/Phe/Val family dehydrogenase, whose product MAQEQHYDFFQSVERSFDKAAKFTKWEKGILEQIKACNAVYRMKFPVRVGDSIEVIEAYRVQHSHHKLPCKGGIRFSDAVNQDEVMALAALMTYKCAIVNVPFGGAKGGIKINPRNYSPFQLENITRRYTAELVKKNFIGPGVDVPAPDYGTGEREMSWILDTYMSLRPGEIDGYGCVTGKPVSQGGVRGRKEATGLGVFYGLQELCNIKEDMQRIGLEPGIIGKRVIVQGMGNVGYHAAKYFHEAGAVIVGLIEWDGALYSEKGMDPDAVLKHRNETGSITNFPGVTTLKNNEEGLEMDCDILIPAALENVIHKDNAARIKAKIIGEAANGPITPEADEILNKKGVIVVPDMFLNAGGVTVSYFEWLKNLSHVRYGRLGKRFDENMNIHILSVIEDLTGKSVSDKERKFIAHGADEVDLVYSGLEETMHAALHEVRAIMMNHKDIHDMRTAAYVCAIDKVGAAYDQLGIFP is encoded by the coding sequence ATGGCGCAAGAGCAACATTATGACTTCTTTCAGAGCGTTGAGAGAAGTTTTGACAAAGCCGCAAAATTCACGAAATGGGAAAAAGGCATTCTTGAGCAAATCAAGGCCTGTAACGCTGTGTACCGTATGAAATTCCCGGTACGCGTCGGAGACAGCATTGAGGTGATCGAGGCCTACCGCGTTCAACACTCTCACCACAAGCTGCCTTGTAAGGGCGGTATCCGCTTCAGTGATGCAGTGAACCAGGATGAAGTAATGGCCCTGGCAGCACTCATGACTTACAAATGCGCTATTGTAAACGTACCTTTCGGCGGAGCCAAAGGCGGTATTAAGATCAATCCACGTAACTATTCCCCGTTCCAACTGGAAAACATCACCCGTCGCTATACAGCTGAACTGGTGAAGAAGAACTTTATCGGCCCGGGTGTAGACGTTCCTGCTCCGGACTATGGTACCGGTGAAAGGGAAATGAGCTGGATCCTGGATACTTACATGAGCCTTCGTCCCGGAGAGATAGATGGTTACGGTTGTGTAACCGGTAAACCAGTTTCTCAGGGTGGTGTACGCGGTCGTAAAGAAGCCACCGGTCTTGGTGTATTCTATGGCCTGCAGGAGCTTTGTAATATCAAGGAAGATATGCAGCGCATCGGTCTGGAACCAGGTATCATTGGTAAAAGAGTGATCGTACAGGGTATGGGTAACGTAGGTTACCATGCTGCTAAATATTTCCATGAAGCAGGCGCTGTTATTGTGGGACTCATCGAGTGGGATGGGGCACTGTACAGTGAGAAAGGTATGGACCCGGATGCAGTACTGAAACACAGAAACGAAACCGGTTCCATTACTAATTTCCCTGGTGTAACTACATTGAAAAACAATGAAGAGGGCCTGGAGATGGACTGCGATATCCTTATTCCTGCTGCATTGGAAAATGTGATCCACAAAGATAATGCGGCACGTATCAAGGCTAAGATCATCGGTGAGGCAGCGAATGGTCCAATCACACCGGAAGCTGACGAGATCCTGAATAAAAAAGGTGTAATCGTTGTGCCTGATATGTTCCTGAACGCTGGTGGTGTGACCGTTTCTTACTTCGAATGGTTGAAAAACCTTAGCCACGTACGTTATGGCCGTCTGGGTAAACGCTTTGATGAAAACATGAATATTCACATCCTGAGCGTGATTGAAGATCTGACAGGTAAATCTGTTTCAGATAAGGAAAGAAAGTTCATTGCTCATGGTGCTGATGAGGTGGATCTGGTATATTCCGGGCTGGAAGAAACCATGCACGCCGCATTACATGAAGTACGTGCCATCATGATGAATCATAAAGATATCCATGATATGCGTACCGCTGCTTACGTATGTGCTATTGATAAAGTAGGTGCTGCATACGATCAGCTGGGTATTTTCCCTTGA
- a CDS encoding type I restriction enzyme HsdR N-terminal domain-containing protein, with product MISIEFPAPDFKIVKENDKTLIFDRYRKRYVILTPEEWVRQNFLGYLVKTLGYPQSLIGVEKEIYLGELKKRCDIIVYNRSMQPWMIVECKEMDIPLTEATLAQILRYHMVLPATYLVITNGVNTYCCRHETSEQDWQFMSRLPTHV from the coding sequence ATGATTTCCATAGAATTTCCCGCCCCTGACTTCAAGATCGTAAAGGAAAATGATAAGACACTGATCTTTGACCGGTACCGGAAGCGGTATGTTATATTAACACCTGAAGAATGGGTGCGTCAGAATTTCCTAGGTTACCTGGTTAAAACACTAGGTTATCCACAATCGCTGATAGGAGTTGAAAAGGAGATCTACCTGGGAGAATTGAAGAAGCGTTGTGACATTATTGTGTATAACCGGTCTATGCAGCCATGGATGATAGTTGAATGTAAGGAAATGGACATCCCACTGACAGAGGCAACACTTGCCCAGATCCTGAGATACCATATGGTGCTGCCTGCTACATACCTGGTTATCACCAATGGTGTGAATACTTATTGCTGCCGGCACGAGACCTCCGAACAGGACTGGCAGTTTATGTCCCGTTTGCCGACGCACGTATAA
- a CDS encoding AMP nucleosidase, with translation MKTKEEIVANWLPRYTGEKLENFGSHILLTNFSNYLNYFAEWHNTTIVGEGRPMQCATADDITIINFGMGSPGAATVMDLLSAIHPKAVLFLGKCGGLKKKNNIGDLILPIAAIRGEGTSNDYFPAEVPALPSFALQKVISTTIREYGCDYWTGTCYSTNRRVWEHDVDFKRYLEKIRAMAIDMETATIFSVGFYNKIPTGALLLVSDQPMIPEGVKTEDSDRRVTTEYVERHIRIGIDSLKNLINSHQTVKHLLF, from the coding sequence ATGAAGACAAAAGAAGAAATTGTAGCTAACTGGCTTCCCCGCTACACGGGAGAAAAGCTGGAGAATTTCGGCTCCCACATTCTCCTCACCAACTTTAGCAATTATCTTAATTATTTCGCGGAATGGCATAATACCACCATCGTAGGTGAAGGACGACCTATGCAATGCGCTACCGCTGATGATATCACTATTATCAATTTTGGTATGGGAAGCCCGGGTGCGGCGACGGTGATGGACCTGCTGAGTGCTATTCACCCCAAAGCCGTTCTGTTCCTTGGAAAATGCGGTGGACTCAAAAAGAAGAATAACATCGGAGACCTCATTCTGCCGATTGCGGCTATAAGGGGAGAAGGTACTTCCAATGATTATTTTCCCGCTGAAGTACCTGCGCTGCCTTCCTTCGCGCTGCAGAAAGTAATCTCCACGACCATCCGGGAATACGGTTGCGACTACTGGACAGGTACCTGTTACAGTACAAACCGCCGCGTATGGGAGCATGATGTGGATTTCAAACGTTACCTGGAAAAGATCAGGGCAATGGCGATAGATATGGAAACAGCTACTATTTTCTCTGTCGGTTTTTATAACAAGATCCCTACTGGTGCTTTGTTACTGGTATCCGATCAGCCAATGATTCCTGAAGGGGTGAAAACAGAGGACAGCGATCGCCGTGTGACAACAGAATATGTGGAACGGCATATCCGCATCGGTATTGATTCCCTGAAAAATCTGATCAACAGTCACCAGACAGTGAAACACCTGCTGTTTTAA
- a CDS encoding ABC transporter ATP-binding protein, with protein MQQPLLSIRDLKVSFGSTTAVNGISLDIQPGEIIGIVGESGSGKSVTSLALMRLLQHPGKIMGGQLLYQLSGSKMPVKDIVQLPENEMRTWRGNEIAMIFQEPMTSLNPLHTCGNQVMETLLLHKRMNRAEARLQTLALFRQVRLPDPEGMMERYPHQLSGGQKQRVMIAMAISCQPRLLIADEPTTALDVTVQKTILQLLKDLQRQTGMSVIFITHDLGVIAEIADRVAVMYKGNIVEEGTVAQLFSHPQHPYTKGLLACRPPLDKRLFRLPVTRDFMEVDAQGGIVEKAQEVKAFVRSLEIPREILAEREARLAQRPALLEVKDLHTWFPARTNFFGKVQSWTKAVNGVSFDVREGETMGLVGESGCGKTTLGRTLLRLVAPTAGSILYKGRDIAGLPASELRALRKDIQIIFQDPYSSLNPRLTIGNAIEEPMKVHGLYSSKKERREKVRELLEKVNLLPEHYDRYPHEFSGGQRQRIVIARALALNPSFIICDESVAALDVSIQAQVLNLLMQLREEFGFTSIFISHDLSVVRFISDRMMVMSRGEVVEAGSAAEVYEKPKSEYTRQLINSIPKNNYA; from the coding sequence ATGCAGCAACCGCTATTATCTATCCGGGACCTGAAGGTTTCGTTTGGCAGTACTACTGCTGTCAATGGTATTTCACTGGACATTCAGCCCGGTGAGATCATTGGTATTGTGGGAGAATCGGGATCCGGTAAATCAGTGACCTCCCTGGCACTGATGCGTTTGTTACAGCATCCTGGAAAAATAATGGGTGGACAATTGCTATACCAGTTGTCAGGCAGTAAAATGCCAGTGAAAGACATTGTGCAGTTGCCCGAAAACGAAATGCGTACCTGGCGTGGCAATGAGATTGCCATGATCTTCCAGGAACCAATGACTTCCTTAAATCCACTGCATACCTGCGGGAATCAGGTGATGGAAACGCTGCTGCTGCACAAACGGATGAACAGAGCCGAAGCCCGGCTGCAAACGCTGGCATTATTCCGGCAGGTGCGTCTGCCTGATCCGGAAGGGATGATGGAGCGTTATCCACATCAGTTATCCGGCGGGCAAAAGCAGCGGGTTATGATTGCTATGGCAATCAGTTGCCAGCCACGCCTGTTAATTGCTGACGAGCCAACCACTGCTTTAGATGTGACAGTGCAGAAAACGATCCTGCAACTATTGAAAGACCTGCAGCGGCAAACAGGCATGAGTGTAATATTTATCACACACGATCTGGGCGTGATTGCTGAAATTGCTGACAGGGTAGCTGTCATGTATAAAGGTAATATTGTAGAAGAAGGAACGGTAGCGCAACTGTTTAGTCACCCACAACATCCTTATACCAAAGGGCTGCTGGCCTGTCGCCCGCCACTGGACAAACGGTTATTTCGCTTGCCAGTAACGCGCGACTTCATGGAGGTAGATGCACAGGGTGGGATTGTAGAGAAAGCACAGGAAGTGAAGGCCTTCGTCCGCAGCCTGGAGATCCCACGGGAGATATTGGCTGAGCGGGAAGCCCGTTTAGCGCAGCGACCGGCATTGCTGGAAGTTAAAGATCTACATACCTGGTTTCCTGCAAGAACGAACTTTTTCGGAAAGGTACAATCATGGACGAAGGCGGTGAACGGTGTCAGTTTTGACGTCAGAGAGGGGGAAACTATGGGACTGGTGGGGGAATCCGGATGTGGAAAAACGACCCTGGGCAGGACGTTGTTAAGGCTGGTAGCGCCTACAGCAGGTAGCATATTATATAAAGGGAGAGACATTGCCGGCTTGCCGGCGAGTGAACTGAGAGCATTACGTAAAGATATTCAGATCATCTTTCAGGACCCTTATTCATCTTTGAACCCGAGATTGACCATTGGTAATGCGATTGAGGAGCCAATGAAGGTGCATGGTTTATATAGCAGTAAGAAGGAGCGGAGGGAGAAGGTAAGAGAGCTATTGGAAAAGGTCAACCTGCTGCCGGAGCACTATGACAGGTATCCGCATGAGTTTTCTGGTGGACAGCGGCAGCGGATTGTTATTGCCCGGGCGCTGGCGCTGAATCCTTCCTTTATCATATGTGATGAGTCGGTGGCAGCATTGGATGTGAGTATTCAGGCACAGGTTTTGAACCTGCTGATGCAATTGAGGGAGGAATTTGGGTTTACAAGTATATTTATTTCCCATGACCTGTCAGTCGTTCGTTTCATTAGTGACCGGATGATGGTGATGAGCAGGGGAGAAGTGGTGGAAGCAGGTTCGGCTGCTGAGGTGTATGAAAAACCGAAAAGTGAATATACCAGACAGCTAATTAATTCTATACCGAAAAATAATTATGCGTAA